Proteins from one Penicillium digitatum chromosome 2, complete sequence genomic window:
- a CDS encoding ATPase synthesis protein 25, mitochondrial — protein sequence MSRALLRGATCQTCRHEVLRSFVSVSGIPMPRSFPLSSRSISNPRAFSAVTLLRSDRPPTSNQLDIHLSAPEEPLAQSKSNTLASSQHIPWYLQEEAPVNKERSMTEAHLPQIPDDSPEMLPTLLEYAYKDLGLDGLKLFDLRGLEIPAALGANVIMIIGTARSVKHLNVSADRLCRWLRSQYKLSPYADGLLGRNELKIKLRRKAKRARAASAAGAMIDEKDDGITTGWICVNAGTVDKGATTTQLSDVGIEGFGNLDLGTSVVVQIFTEEKRADVDLDGLWEATLAREGRKNIRESIEDLSETGAAPPRSMSDGFGSIPGQRRGFHTMRRLALPAMNSTESGLNASFPGIRTSSSTLPGSAAAVTLQLTPTSLLQILAELPADSARNELGSGPNDRQSTLFLRLFYTNYAARFSAQEKATFRLQLFSIAVSRQHPAYTKNALFGTFSNFLRDGGRYHRAV from the exons ATGAGCAGGGCTCTCTTAAGAGGGGCTACCTGCCAGACTTGTCGGCATGAGGTGCTGCGGTCCTTTGTTTCTGTCTCTGGCATCCCAATGCCACGGTCCTTTCCACTTTCCTCCCGTTCAATCTCCAACCCTAGAGCTTTCTCCGCTGTAACTTTGCTGCGGTCTGATCGCCCTCCAACTTCGAACCAGCTTGATATTCATCTTTCTGCACCAGAAGAGCCACTAGCGCAGTCGAAATCCAATACGCTAGCCTCATCACAGCATATCCCCTGGTATCTGCAGGAAGAGGCGCCCGTCAATAAAGAGCGCTCGATGACCGAAGCCCATCTTCCCCAGATCCCAGACGACTCGCCAGAGATGCTCCCGACACTGCTAGAGTATGCATATAAGGATTTGGGCTTGGATGGTCTCAAGCTTTTTGACCTACGCGGCCTCGAAATCCCTGCAGCTCTCGGTGCTAATGTCATCATGATCATCGGAACTGCTCGCAGTGTAAAACATTTGAACGTGTCTGCGGATCGTCTCTGTCGCTGGTTGAGAAGTCAATACAAATTGTCTCCCTACGCTGACGGCTTACTTGGTCGCAACGAGTTGAAAATAAAACTGCGCCGTAAAGCCAAACGAGCGCGAGCCGCGAGTGCAGCAGGCGCAATGATCGACGAAAAGGATGATGGAATTACCACAGGATGGATTTGTGTAAATGCGGGTACGGTGGATAAAGGCGCTACTACGACTCAGTTGAGCGATGTTGGAATTGAGGGATTCGGTAATCTTGACCTTGGGACTAGTGTGGTTGTCCAGATCTTCACCGAGGAGAAACGGGCTGATGTCGACCTTGATGGCCTCTGGGAGGCTACTTTGGCTCGTGAAGGACGCAAGAATATTCGGGAGAGCATAGAGGATTTATCCGAGACTGGTGCTGCGCCCCCCAGATCCATGTCAGATGGATTTGGCTCCATTCCTGGCCAAAGGAGAGGCTTTCATACCATGCGTAGGCTCGCACTACCTGCCATGAACTCTACCGAGTCTGGTTTAAATGCTAGTTTCCCTGGCATAAGAACTTCGTCTTCTACACTTCCAGGCAGCGCAGCTGCAGTTACATTACAATTGACACCGACATCTTTGCTTCAGATTCTCGCTGAACTTCCGGCCGATAGTGCACGAAATGAGCTTGGGAGCGGCCCAAATGATCGCCAGTCCACTCTTTTTCTGCGACTTTTCTATACCAATTACGCCGCACGGTTTTCTGCACAGGAGAAAGCCACTTTTCGATTGCAATTGTTTTCCATAGCTGTATCTCGCCAACACCCAGCTTACACCAAGAACGCCCTTTTTGGCACATTCTCGAATTTTCTTCGCGACGG TGGGCGTTATCACCGAGCAGTCTGA
- a CDS encoding TRNA nucleotidyltransferase yields MRNPELEPDFSERASKRRRLSSPTQEGSYATMSPAMPTIELTPLESTLRTLLLDVAQYITEQQTTKEGIAVNDHSETVLRFTGGWVRDKLLGIGSHDVDVGISNMTGYQFGMALKDYLDIPENLEKYKKGPNGEMHDAIVSLHKIEANPEKSKHLETVTTKIFGLDIDLVNLRKETYTDDSRNPQMEFGTAVEDALRRDATINALFYNLNESRLEDLTERGLDDMKKNTIRCPMEPYQTFKDDPLRVLRLIRFASRLGYRIEPETEAAMQIEDIREALKLKISKERVGAELEKMLRGSDPRGALQFIDRLQLFPTIFANHQDDVKADTSTWPLAYNTLARLLHPEAGDSEELRTVTKRLREILFRDETTIYYAWMIATFAPWTSIPGRAGKGTKPVPPRAVEVGRDSLRSDNKTLNALRAAALHYKDTIAIKTCLLANELSGTPAEIRQRIGLQMRSWNKDWKLCILLAILQENMALRDFAEVAREYDQFLAYIVENDLEGVCDLKPIVNGDEIMKSLGAKKGPWMSKAVNMALEWQLLHPDSTDKEKVLEEIAGRRAELM; encoded by the exons ATGCGCAACCCCGAATTGGAACCGGACTTCTCAGAACGAGCCAGCAAAAGGCGACGCCTTTCTTCCCCGACGCAGGAAGGCTCATATGCAACCATGAGCCCCGCCATGCCTACTATCGAGCTCACTCCGCTTGAGAGCACCCTACGAACCCTACTTCTCGATGTCGCACAATACATCACCGAGCAGCAAACCACCAAGGAAGGTATTGCTGTGAATGATCACTCCGAGACTGTCTTGCGCTTCACAGGTGGGTGGGTCAGGGACAAGCTGCTCGGAATAGGGAGCCATGATGTCGACGTGGGCATCAGCAACATGACGGGATATCAGTTTGGTATGGCCCTGAAGGACTATCTGGATATTCCAGAGAATCTTGAAAAATACAAAAAAGGTCCGAATGGGGAAATGCACGACGCCATTGTGAGCCTTCACAAGATCGAGGCCAACCCAGAAAAGTCAAAGCACCTCGAGACCGTCACAACCAAGATCTTCGGCCTGGATATTGATTTGGTCAATCTGCGCAAGGAAACATACACAGATGACAGTCGAAATCCTCAGATGGAGTTCGGTACCGCTGTCGAAGACGCTCTGAGACGCGATGCAACTATCAATGCGCTTTTCTACAATCTTAATGAGTCACGGCTCGAGGATCTCACTGAGAGAGGATTGGACGACATGAAGAAAAACACTATTCGATGCCCGATGGAACCATACCAAACTTTCAAAGATGACCCACTGCGTGTGCTTCGATTGATCCGCTTCGCGAGTAGACTGGGGTACCGAATTGAGCCCGAAACTGAAGCTGCTATGCAGATTGAAGATATTCGTGAGGCATTGAAGCTCAAAATCAGTAAAGAGCGAGTGGGAGCCGAGCTGGAAAAGATGTTGCGTG GCTCCGACCCTCGCGGTGCATTGCAGTTCATTGATCGTCTCCAACTGTTTCCCACTATATTCGCTAATCATCAGGACGACGTCAAGGCTGATACATCGACATGGCCCCTTGCCTACAATACTTTGGCACGATTGCTGCATCCAGAGGCTGGTGACAGCGAAGAACTTCGGACAGTTACTAAGCGCCTTCGTGAAATCTTATTCCGCGACGAAACTACCATATACTATGCCTGGATGATTGCAACCTTCGCTCCTTGGACTTCGATCCCTGGCCGTGCCGGGAAAGGAACCAAACCTGTGCCCCCGCGAGCAGTTGAGGTTGGCAGGGACAGCCTTCGCAGTGATAACAAGACCCTCAATGCGCTCCGCGCTGCTGCTCTGCATTACAAGGACACAATTGCGATCAAGACATGTCTTCTCGCCAACGAATTGAGTGGAACACCGGCGGAAATTCGACAACGCATTGGGTTGCAAATGCGGTCGTGGAATAAGGACTGGAAGCTTTGTATTCTCCTGGCCATCCTGCAAGAAAACATGGCGCTCCGTGACTTTGCAGAAG TGGCCCGTGAATACGACCAGTTCCTTGCGTATATTGTAGAAAACGATCTGGAGGGTGTTTGTGATCTCAAGCCCATTGTAAATGGCGACGAAATTATGAAAAGTCTGGGGGCCAAAAAGGGACCTTGGATGTCCAAGGCAGTTAACATGGCTCTGGAATGGCAACTTCTTCATCCTGATAGCACCGACAAGGAAAAGGTGCTGGAAGAGATTGCGGGTCGACGAGCAGAATTGATGTGA
- a CDS encoding Peroxin 12, with the protein MEYLPSLQQEFDEHKPSLFELLAEQQLSDLLPPSLRYLLAVATHRHPRYLLRILNSYDEVYALLSLIVERYYLRTFGGSFTENFYSLKRERVLRTKNGEIPRAQVGAAGPVREALKLHSRDIWKNLFAMVGIPYLKRKLDEGYDIHAAPHASLVTSGGPRYNPSDDLPANPSLRQRIFFYYKWFLRNVYPSVNAAYYFSVLAFNLAYLFDNTKYSSPFLWLIGTRIRRLGTADHRAIAAVLDPKLGPGTGRSRRPGGGLLGLLSPQNFQTQLLSSLRYFLPASIFALKFLEWWHASDFSRQLARKATEVLDLPAPVVAGLTSPAERRNLSIQDEKEKAKRQAEQEIKSVVGDLKPALKPPRRHQSPISATSYLPIYTVSLPPADPSSANTCPVCMGALVNPTACQTGYVFCYVCIFHWLNGEHQRQLDFMTGEGAGAPWEEEIIGDDEEAKQSPSGGDAETGARKRSGKWESVPIFYTLIAKHTLFTTAFDWSLKEGATLLRRNKRTLVPRPLSPIWNTVYGF; encoded by the exons ATGGAGTACCTTCCTAGTCTTCAACAGGAGTTCGACGAGCACAAGCCATCGCTCTTCG AACTTCTCGCCGAGCAACAGCTCTcggatcttcttcctccatctTTGCGTTATCTTCTCGCAGTCGCAACACATCGCCATCCGCGCTACCTCCTCCGGATCCTCAACTCCTACGACGAAGTCTACGCCCTCCTTTCATTAATAGTCGAACGATATTACCTGCGAACATTCGGCGGCTCCTTTACAGAAAACTTCTATTCCCTGAAACGTGAGCGCGTTCTCCGCACCAAGAATGGCGAGATCCCGCGCGCCCAGGTCGGCGCCGCAGGCCCCGTGCGCGAGGCCCTTAAGCTACACTCGAGGGACATCTGGAAGAACTTGTTCGCCATGGTCGGCATTCCTTACTTAAAACGCAAGTTAGACGAAGGATACGATATCCATGCCGCGCCACATGCATCCCTGGTCACCAGTGGCGGCCCACGATATAATCCCAGCGACGACCTGCCGGCCAACCCGTCGCTGCGCCAGCGCATCTTCTTCTACTACAAGTGGTTCCTGCGCAATGTATACCCATCTGTGAATGCGGCATACTATTTTTCCGTCCTGGCGTTCAACCTCGCCTACCTCTTCGACAACACGAAGTATTCCTCCCCGTTTCTGTGGCTTATCGGCACGCGCATCCGCCGCCTTGGCACCGCAGACCATCGCGCCATCGCCGCAGTGCTAGATCCCAAGCTCGGTCCCGGTACCGGGCGATCCCGGCGACCCGGCGGGGGTCTTCTGGGTCTTCTTAGTCCCCAGAATTTCCAAACTCAGCTTCTGAGTTCGCTGCGCTACTTCCTTCCCGCCTCGATCTTCGCCCTGAAATTCCTAGAATGGTGGCATGCAAGTGACTTCTCTCGTCAGCTCGCCCGCAAGGCAACTGAGGTTTTAGATCTGCCCGCCCCCGTTGTGGCGGGCTTGACTTCTCCCGCGGAACGACGGAATTTGTCAATCCAAgacgagaaagaaaaggccaAGAGGCAGGCCGAGCAGGAGATCAAGAGCGTTGTTGGTGATCTTAAACCAGCACTTAAGCCTCCCCGTCGCCATCAATCCCCCATCTCCGCGACCTCTTATCTCCCTATCTACACAGTGTCTTTGCCCCCAGCTGACCCCTCTAGTGCAAATACTTGCCCTGTCTGTATGGGTGCGCTCGTTAACCCGACCGCTTGCCAGACGGGGTACGTGTTCTGTTATGTGTGCATCTTCCACTGGTTGAACGGTGAGCACCAGCGCCAACTGGACTTCATGACCGGCGAGGGTGCTGGCGCACCttgggaagaagagatcatAGGCGATGATGAAGAGGCAAAGCAAAGTCCTAGCGGAGGCGACGCTGAAACAGGTGCCCGCAAACGATCTGGCAAATGGGAGAGTG TCCCCATTTTCTATACGTTAATTGCTAAGCACACATTGTTCACCACTGCTTTCGATTGGAGTCTGAAAGAGGGTGCAACTTTGCTACGACGCAATAAGAGAACTCTTGTTCCCCGCCCTCTCAGCCCCATTTGGAACACCGTCTACGGCTTCTAA
- a CDS encoding Armadillo-type fold, whose translation MDKLRKEAREALEQNPGKMPITFFPAVAASKCDLSQLWQDVATYDHSTHLNICESLVTVTSYIDYWDGMLPNDQGPRPLKPAEAKAVNNLFDWASAAALPSSDFAVGFDETAEISDEMIKAQNESRFRSELALELILVLNKPLAGLPNGQLDNAADVLLAGACFANKQTPWATADSYNAASMLMNVWVQNTRHSDTFWPVIDFILRERIRPLFAKTKNPAITSAGRKNFHPRTLPRFGASDLDTSAKPWKTTDVYVAAVLSWMLSQYQPEDKTHFEAHFQLFVPTILAMVDDNNLPFKTEGCVLLTQLLRPIQESGSDILQRTNLTSVFEDAVTPCLLSLPSITPEDRSLELLGAAYPALLSTLKTAYQGPTQSEKNKKAYTTSLAKILRSNLISSFHHVSSSTPASGSTASFPHPRLSTFLLEKITVIVAELGIHATKYLQELIPILYSTLSNPFGTAYPPLLLAAAVATQAVIKSAHPRIWRWRGEILSGLSSCWLHAADDSGDSVAELAKLKCELQQTLQILKLVLLNPIAIAADVPEPEQVQVKENVEKEFQELVDADAELKGLFI comes from the exons ATGGATAAACTGCGTAAGGAAGCCCGCGAGGCTCTTGAGCAGAACCCTGGCAAAATGCCAATCACTTTCTTCCCCGCCGTTGCAGCGTCTAAATGTGATTTGAGTCAATTATGGCAAGACGTTGCTACTTACGATCACTCGACACATTTGAAT ATTTGCGAGAGCCTCGTCACTGTAACCAGTTATATTGACTACTGGGATGGGATGCTGCCAAATGACCAAGGCCCGCGGCCATTGAAACCAGCTGAGGCTAAAGCCGTAAACAATTTATTCGACTGGGCCAGTGCTGCTGCACTACCTTCGTCGGATTTCGCAGTTGGTTTTGATGAGACTGCCGAGATTTCAGACG AAATGATCAAAGCCCAGAACGAGAGTCGATTTAGATCTGAGCTCGCTCTGGAGCTGATTCTAGTTTTAAATAAACCCTTGGCAGGACTGCCAAATGGCCAACTAGACAATGCAGCGGATGTCCTTCTCGCGGGGGCATGTTTTGCCAACAAGCAAACCCCATGGGCCACAGCAGACAGCTACAATGCGGCATCGATGCTCATGAACGTGTGGGTTCAGAACACTCGTCACAGTGATACATTCTGGCCTGTCATCGACTTCATCCTCAGGGAAAGAATTAGGCCTCTTTTTGCAAAGACCAAGAATCCCGCCATCACCAGTGCCGGCCGCAAGAACTTCCACCCTCGAACTCTACCTCGCTTCGGCGCAAGCGATCTAGACACATCGgccaaaccttggaagaccaCCGATGTATATGTCGCAGCTGTGCTGTCATGGATGCTCTCTCAATACCAACCCGAGGACAAGACACATTTCGAAGCGCACTTCCAGCTTTTTGTGCCTACTATTCTAGCAATGGTTGATGACAACAATCTCCCGTTCAAAACTGAAGGATGTGTCCTACTCACTCAACTACTGCGACCGATCCAAGAAAGTGGCTCGGACATCCTCCAACGAACCAACCTCACCTCCGTCTTCGAAGACGCCGTCACCCCTTGTCTTCTTTCCCTGCCATCCATCACACCCGAGGATAGATCCCTCGAGCTACTAGGAGCAGCATACCCGGCCCTCCTCTCCACCCTCAAAACCGCCTACCAAGGCCCCACTCAATCCGAAAAGAATAAAAAGGCCTACACCACCAGCCTGGCCAAAATCCTCCGATCAAACCTCATCTCCTCATTCCACCACGTCAGCTCCAGCACTCCAGCCTCTGGCTCAACAGCCTCCTTCCCACATCCCCGCCTCTCCACCTTCCTCCTAGAAAAGATTACAGTCATTGTCGCCGAGCTGGGAATCCATGCCACAAAGTACCTCCAAGAACTCATCCCAATCCTCTATAGCACACTATCAAACCCCTTCGGAACAGCATACCCTCCACTGCTGCTTGCCGCAGCAGTAGCTACACAAGCGGTGATCAAGAGCGCACACCCACGGATCTGGCGCTGGCGCGGTGAAATCCTAAGCGGGCTGAGTTCGTGCTGGCTTCATGCTGCCGATGACAGCGGGGATTCCGTGGCTGAACTAGCCAAGCTGAAGTGCGAGTTGCAGCAGACGCTTCAGATTTTGAAGCTTGTTTTGCTGAATCCGATTGCTATTGCGGCCGATGTCCCAGAGCCGGAACAGGTGCAGGTGAAGGAAAATGTGGAGAAAGAGTTCCAGGAGCTTGTTGATGCGGATGCAGAGCTTAAGGGTCTTTTTATTTGA
- a CDS encoding Polyphosphoinositide phosphatase Fig4, with amino-acid sequence MESFDDVSLIGIVSQDTPFHDEHPPIPSGPSDPNLAKQESTGGPTTKTTSLRLSSQKERTDDTGMIDGASVMAEFPLPYNPSGARIEEEEEGDGEDEEPQVATSFEREASPKFAQKHQSASDSEDEGINRMHKYTLYETATRFYIVGINLAETRFRILKIDRTSDSGELGITEDDMVYNKREMVQLLDAIDDGNKSSGGLNQKCSAWALLGFIRFTSVHYMLLVTKRSQVAMLGGHNVYQIDETELIPLTTSEPSHLKTEKHSEEARYIAILNNLDLSRSFYFSYSYDITRTLQHNICRDRKAHQDGHPQPSSNDYQSMFIWNHHLLSPAAETLKNPYEWCLPIIHGYVDQSKMSVYGRVVYITIIARRSRFFAGARFLKRGANDLGYVANDVETEQIVCEQITTSFHSAGPRLHANPHYTSYVQHRGSIPLHWTQENTGVSPKPDIELNLVDPFYSAAALHFDDLFRRYGAPVYVLNLVKSRERTPRESKLLKEFTNAVTYLNQFLPEDKKLIYEAWDMSRAAKSRDQDVIETLEGIAGSIIPQTGFFKNGDDAESGLQLQNGIARTNCIDCLDRTNAAQFVIGKRALGYQLHALGVIDDTTVEYDTDAVNLFTNMWHDHGDTIAIQYGGSHLVNTMATYRKINQWSSQSRDMVESFKRYYNNSFLDAQRQEAYNLFLGNYAFAQGIPMLWDLPSDYYLHHTDPKSHLDRKKPSYITWYTPEYLESREFPPLPFHPRASLSHFDDFWLEYYRPLALSSLSKVFSLKMNSTSRYLPPVRPGHPVPDLSPFVPRIPQEQIQRERIPQRTVKIQEPSISRSRASSSTTTLPESPHTWAHQPPSSEKQPPLTGIIKEPAFKILDLSRIPPINPPNAQSTPSKAEIAQWTLGQLVSDSLSPSVTSAEAEEYERYINHPLKVPLVVTSEDEMTASSLQDHGYNLDLLEYANKCNVEESALEARAGINMLAYAEFLDVSEDGLTVVGEDYEKKRYKRYRQWLRGKSLFKQRVDP; translated from the coding sequence ATGGAGAGCTTTGATGATGTGTCTCTCATTGGAATAGTGTCCCAGGACACACCTTTCCATGATGAGCATCCCCCGATTCCATCCGGCCCTTCAGATCCGAATTTGGCGAAACAAGAAAGCACAGGGGGACCAACTACCAAAACGACAAGCCTGAGATTGTCTTCACAAAAAGAGCGCACTGATGATACTGGAATGATTGATGGTGCCTCGGTCATGGCGGAATTCCCGTTGCCGTACAATCCATCGGGAGCTCGgattgaggaggaagaggaaggggaTGGGGAAGATGAGGAGCCACAGGTTGCAACCTCCTTTGAGCGAGAGGCTTCGCCGAAGTTTGCACAGAAACACCAATCAGCTTCAGATTCGGAGGATGAAGGGATCAACCGCATGCACAAATATACGCTGTACGAAACCGCGACTAGATTCTATATCGTTGGGATAAATCTTGCCGAGACTCGTTTTCGGATTCTGAAAATTGATCGGACTTCAGATTCCGGCGAGTTGGGTATTACCGAAGATGACATGGTGTACAACAAACGAGAGATGGTTCAGTTGCTGGATGCAATCGACGACGGCAACAAGAGCTCTGGCGGGTTGAACCAGAAGTGCAGTGCATGGGCATTGCTTGGTTTCATCCGATTCACGAGTGTGCACTACATGCTACTCGTTACCAAGAGGAGCCAGGTTGCCATGCTGGGTGGTCACAATGTGTATCAGATCGACGAAACTGAATTGATCCCATTGACCACCTCGGAACCTTCGCATTTGAAAACTGAGAAGCATTCGGAGGAGGCACGATATATTGCAATTTTGAATAATCTGGACCTGTCGCGCTCTTTCTATTTCAGCTACTCCTACGACATTACTCGCACACTTCAGCACAATATCTGCCGGGATCGCAAGGCTCATCAGGATGGCCATCCACAACCGTCGTCAAATGATTACCAGTCCATGTTCATTTGGAACCATCATCTCCTTTCCCCGGCTGCCGAGACCCTCAAGAATCCGTACGAGTGGTGTCTACCTATCATTCATGGATACGTGGATCAGTCAAAGATGAGTGTCTATGGAAGAGTGGTCTACATCACAATCATTGCGCGTCGATCCCGATTCTTTGCTGGGGCGCGCTTCCTCAAGCGAGGCGCGAACGACCTGGGATACGTGGCCAACGATGTGGAGACCGAACAGATTGTATGCGAACAAATAACAACATCATTCCACTCTGCTGGCCCAAGACTTCATGCCAACCCTCACTATACTTCCTATGTTCAACATCGTGGGAGCATTCCTCTTCATTGGACTCAAGAAAACACGGGAGTATCACCAAAACCGGATATTGAGCTTAATCTCGTGGATCCATTCTACTCGGCTGCGGCATTACATTTCGATGATCTATTTCGAAGATATGGCGCTCCGGTCTATGTTCTGAACTTGGTGAAATCTCGCGAACGAACCCCAAGAGAGTCAAAACTACTCAAAGAGTTCACAAACGCTGTGACTTATTTGAATCAATTTCTTCCTGAAGACAAAAAGCTCATCTACGAGGCGTGGGACATGAGCCGTGCTGCAAAAAGCCGGGATCAGGATGTTATTGAGACATTAGAAGGTATTGCAGGCAGCATCATTCCCCAAACAGGTTTTTTCAAGAATGGAGATGACGCAGAATCCGGCTTGCAGCTTCAGAACGGCATCGCAAGGACCAACTGCATTGATTGCCTTGACCGAACAAATGCTGCACAGTTTGTCATTGGCAAGAGGGCACTTGGCTATCAGCTCCATGCTCTTGGTGTCATAGATGACACAACTGTAGAATATGATACTGACGCTGTCAATCTGTTCACGAACATGTGGCATGACCATGGAGACACTATCGCTATTCAGTACGGCGGATCGCATTTGGTGAACACCATGGCTACCTACCGCAAGATCAATCAATGGAGCAGCCAATCTCGTGACATGGTGGAAAGCTTCAAGCGGTATTACAACAACTCTTTCCTTGATGCCCAGCGCCAAGAGGCGTATAACCTCTTTCTTGGAAACTATGCCTTTGCACAAGGCATTCCAATGCTCTGGGATCTTCCATCGGATTACTATCTCCACCACACCGATCCCAAATCCCACCTTGACAGAAAGAAACCCAGCTATATCACCTGGTACACACCAGAATATTTAGAGTCCAGGGAATTCCCACCCCTCCCATTCCATCCTAGAGCATCACTGTCACATTTTGATGACTTCTGGCTGGAATACTACCGACCACTTgctctctcttccctctccaaAGTCTTTTCCTTGAAAATGAACTCCACGTCCCGATACCTACCCCCAGTTCGCCCAGGACACCCAGTCCCCGATCTCAGTCCCTTTGTGCCTCGCATCCCCCAAGAGCAAATCCAACGCGAACGCATACCACAGCGCACCGTCAAAATCCAGGAGCCATCCATCAGCCGCAGTCGCGCCTCATCAAGCACGACAACGCTGCCCGAATCCCCACACACATGGGCTCACCAACCACCCTCATCTGAGAAACAACCCCCTCTTACGGGCATCATCAAAGAGCCCGCTTTCAAAATCCTTGATTTATCTCGCATCCCACCAATCAATCCCCCCAACGCCCAATCCACCCCCAGCAAAGCGGAAATTGCTCAATGGACCCTTGGCCAGCTAGTCAGTGACTCGCTGAGCCCCTCTGTCACCAGTGCCGAGGCAGAAGAATACGAGCGGTACATCAACCACCCGCTTAAGGTTCCGCTTGTCGTCACATCTGAAGATGAAATGACTGCGTCGTCGTTGCAAGACCATGGCTATAATCTCGATCTCCTGGAGTACGCGAACAAGTGCAATGTCGAGGAATCTGCGTTGGAAGCAAGGGCTGGGATAAACATGCTTGCTTATGCTGAGTTCCTGGATGTCTCTGAGGATGGTCTTACTGTCGTGGGCGAGGATTATGAGAAGAAGAGGTACAAACGGTACCGTCAATGGTTGCGCGGGAAGAGCCTTTTCAAGCAGCGAGTTGATCCATGA